The Microbulbifer sp. TB1203 nucleotide sequence GTGCGCGCCCCAGGCTGTCGGCCATGTCGTCGCACTGGTCCCGCAGGTCCGAGTAAAGTTCACTGCCGACGTCTTCCCGCATCCCGCCCGGCAGATAGGTTTTCACGTTATCGACATAGCGTTGCAGCCAATCCATCACGTTTTCTCCCCGAGTTGTTCAATGGCGCCGTTGAGCTTCCGCCACTCCGCCGCCATCTGTTGCAGGGCGGTTTCGCCGTCTTCACTGATTCGGTAGAAGCGCCTTTTGCGGCCGTCCTGGAGCTTCCACTCACTGGTCAGTAGCCCCTGGTCCTCCAGCCGCCTGAGCAGCGGATAGAGAGTTCCCTCGTCCATTTCCAGGCCAATGGCGGCCAAGCGTTTGCGCAGGGAATAGCCGTAATGGGAACTGCCCAGCGCCCGCAGCACGGCCAGGATCACCACCCCGCGGCGCATTTCCATAATCAGTTTGTTCAGACGGTCCGGCGCAAGCGTCACCTTGCCCTCCATACTGTGTACCACACAGTACTTACTGTGCACCACACAGTAATCGAGTGCAAGAGAAATTTTGCACCGCGGAGGGAGAAGCGGGGTTATTGGGAGACTATGCAGGAAAAGCGGAGGGGCGAACGCAAAGTTCGCCCCGGGACGGGTGGCGAATACCGGATGCCGAATACCAAAAGTATTATTGCGTCATCGCCCGCAGCATCCAGGCAGTTTTTTCATGCACCCGCATACGGTCGGAGACCAGCGCGATGGTGGATTCATCGTCGCCCGCCTGGGCGGCCTTGAGAGCATCCCGGCAGGTTCTGACCACCTGCTCGTGGTTCTGGGTGAGGATCTCCAGCATCTCCTCCGCCGGTGGTACCTGCTCCACCTCCTTGATCGAACCCAGTTCGGAAAAGGCCCGGTAGGTGCCCGGCGCCATTACGCCCAGGGTGCGTATCCGCTCGGCGATATCGTCCACCGCCGTGGCCAATTCCGTGTACTGTTCCTCGAACA carries:
- a CDS encoding PadR family transcriptional regulator, whose product is MVHSMEGKVTLAPDRLNKLIMEMRRGVVILAVLRALGSSHYGYSLRKRLAAIGLEMDEGTLYPLLRRLEDQGLLTSEWKLQDGRKRRFYRISEDGETALQQMAAEWRKLNGAIEQLGEKT
- a CDS encoding Dps family protein; this encodes MSTIDIGIGAQDREKIAQGLKRLLADTYTLYLQTHNFHWNVTGPMFRQLHLMFEEQYTELATAVDDIAERIRTLGVMAPGTYRAFSELGSIKEVEQVPPAEEMLEILTQNHEQVVRTCRDALKAAQAGDDESTIALVSDRMRVHEKTAWMLRAMTQ